From Anopheles darlingi chromosome 2, idAnoDarlMG_H_01, whole genome shotgun sequence, the proteins below share one genomic window:
- the LOC125951541 gene encoding cell division cycle protein 23 homolog yields the protein MEEQLNDVKKDIIVGIVECNKRGLMHCAKWLAELNHGLSETSVDLREAPFQNMHSGIATAEYDDYVLAKSYFDVQEYDRSAYFTRNCTSPVPKFLHIYATYMSKEKKRLDNMTDSSVVSTTKHVKDFADLLTTLRTEHSQKQLDGYCLYLYGVILKKLDLNDMAVQVFVEAVNAEPTLWSAWIELAPLVTGKAILHKLDLPKHWMKQIFIGYTYIELFLNDEGIRVFDKLQAKGFGKCVFIPTQLAIAFSNKRDVDRSIEIFQHLQDIDPYRLDNLDSYSNLLFVKDMKTEMSHLAHKVIEINKYSPETCCVVGNYYSIRADHYKAVMYFQRALKLNPRYLSAWTLMGHEFMEMKNTNAAIQSYRQAVEVNKRDFRAWYGLGQAYEILKMPFYSLHYYKAAQTLRPFDSRMLVALGETYEKLDKDHDAIKCYMKAYEVGDIEGMAMFSLAKLYEKQGETEKAIQAYMSFCSEENLVSDKASLCHAYLTLATYYDKHDDIDKAKHFAYKCLDYEDMKREAESLLKIIASKRIPTQPPATDDASKSGKEGNPEQQPDSDATEPFADDMDMDETNVAPPTSMVDLVMNQQPAQEPTDIPEYQMEESFDINE from the exons ATGGAGGAACAGTTGAACGACGTGAAAAAGGATATCATTGTCGGGATTGTCGAGTGCAACAAGCGGGGGTTGATGCACTGCGCCAAATGGCTGGCCGAACTCAACCACGGGCTTTCCGAGACGAGCGTCGATCTGCGGGAGGCACCGTTCCAAAACATGCACTCCGGAATCGCAACAGCCGAGTACGACGATTACGTCCTGGCCAAGAGCTACTTCGATGTGCAGGAGTACGACCGTTCCGCGTACTTCACACGCAACTGCACCTCGCCGGTACCGAAGTTTCTGCACATTTACGCCACGTACAtgtcgaaggaaaagaaacggCTGGACAACATGACCGATAGTTCCGTCGTCAGCACGACGAAGCATGTGAAGGATTTTGCGGATCTGCTCACGACGCTCCGCACCGAACATAGCCAGAAACAGCTGGACGGGTACTGCCTCTATCTGTACGGAGTGATACTGAAAAAGCTGGATCTAAACGATATGGCAGTCCAGGTGTTCGTGGAGGCCGTTAATGCGGAACCGACGCTGTGGAGTGCCTGGATCGAGCTTGCCCCGCTGGTCACCGGGAAGGCCATTTTACACAAACTGGACCTCCCGAAGCATTGGATGAAGCAAATCTTCATCGGGTACACCTATATCGAGCTGTTCTTGAATGATGAAGGCATCCGAGTATTCGACAAGCTGCAGGCGAAGGGATTCGGCAAGTGTGTTTTCATACCGACACAGCTGGCCATCGCGTTCTCGAACAAACGGGACGtggatcggtcgatcgagaTCTTTCAGCATCTGCAAGACATCGATCCATACCGGCTGGACAACCTAGATTCCTACTCTAACCTGCTGTTTGTgaaggatatgaaaacggaaatgtCCCATCTGGCGCACAAGGTGATCGAAATCAACAAGTACAGCCCGGAAACGTGCTGTGTCGTCGGTAATTACTACAGCATACGGGCGGATCATTATAAGGCTGTCATGTACTTCCAACGGGCGTTGAAGCTAAATCCTCGATACCTTTCCGCCTGGACACTGATGGGGCACGAGTTCATGGAGATGAAAAACACTAACGCGGCCATTCAAAGCTACCGCCAGGCAGTGG AGGTCAACAAGCGGGATTTCCGTGCATGGTATGGTTTGGGGCAGGCGTACGAGATTCTCAAGATGCCGTTCTATAGCTTACATTACTACAAGGCAGCCCAAACGCTGCGACCCTTCGATAGTCGGATGCTGGTGGCGCTTGGAGAAACCTACGAAAAGCTCGATAAGGACCATGATGCGATCAAGTGCTACATGAAGGCGTATGAAGTGGGCGATATCGAGGGTATGGCGATGTTCAGTTTGGCCAAACTGTACGAAAAACAAGGCGAGACGGAGAAGGCAATCCAAGCGTACATGAGCTTCTGCTCGGAAGAAAACTTGGTTTCTGATAAGGCATCACTGTGCCACGCGTACCTGACGCTAGCCACCTACTACGATAAACACGACGATATCGATAAGGCAAAACACTTTGCCTATAAATGCCTGGACTACGAGGATATGAAGCGAGAGGCGGAATCGCTGCTCAAAATAATCGCCAGCAAGCGGATACCGACACAACCTCCCGCTACAGACGATGCCAGCAAATCCGGCAAGGAGGGAAACCCCGAACAGCAGCCGGATAGTGATGCAACAGAGCCTTTCGCTGATGATATGGACATGGATGAAACCAACGTGGCCCCGCCAACGAGTATGGTAGATTTGGTGATGAACCAACAGCCTGCGCAAGAACCTACAGATATTCCCGAGTACCAGATGGAAGAATCTTTTGATATAAATGAATAG